In the Salvia miltiorrhiza cultivar Shanhuang (shh) chromosome 8, IMPLAD_Smil_shh, whole genome shotgun sequence genome, CATCTACCACCTTCTCAATTCCCTGATCCACAATTTACATTTCCTCTCCATCAATCTATTCCTCCTGATACTTCTGTTAGTCCATCTCTCCCTGAATCTAATGATCTCCCTGAATCTGCACCTCTTGATAGTGCTTCTCCCACTCTTGATACTACATCATCTTTAGACACTGCACCACCTCCCGTAACTCGAGCAGGAAGAGTAGTCAAACCTCCTGCACATCTCACAGACTATGTCTGCAATCTTGTTACATCCTCTCCTTATCCACTTCATGATTATATCTCCTATTCCAAATTATCATCTGCCTACTATAGACTTGTCTGCTCCATCTCATCTATTCCAGAACCCTCTTCTTACCATCAAGCCTCATTGTATGCTGAATGGAGGAAGGCCATGCACGCGGAGCTAGAAGCTCTTGTTAATAACCATACTTGGATCATTACATTGTTGCCTGCTGATAAAATTGCAATTGGCTGCAAATGGGTGTTCCGCACTAAGTTTTTTGCCGATGGTTCTTTAGATCGCTATAAGGCACGACTTGTAGCAAAGGGATATACCCAACAAGCCGGAGTTGACTTTCTTGATACTTTTTCACCAGTTGCTAAACTTGCTACTGTGAAAGTAATGCTTTCTCTTGCAGCTGTCCATGGATGGTCTCTTACACACTTGGATATTAATAATGCTTTTCTCTATGGTGAACTTGATGAGGATATTTATATGGACCTCCCTCCCGGCTTGCTTGATGAGCGGGGGCAGCCATATCCTCCTGGTTCAGTATGCAAACTGAAGAAGTCTTTATATGGTCTCAAGCAAGCCTCATGTTGGGAaatcagttccccatccaaacttggtagaagcaagaaataagaataaaaatagacacaatttaacaacacaagaatttaacgtggaaactccaaatccggagaaaaaACCACGACCcactgaaaaattactatatgataaatttctacaatcacacagtatttctcaccctctcgactcacaaccactacactcttacaagcctttgaaaacctctcacccctctaaaacaaagagcaaggaatttcaaactagaagtaatcacaagactaaaggtagtgattggtgcaattgtatcaaagaccttggaactccttaaatagcctaagggtctccacctactttgatagctcaaccaatgtgggacaaaaatccccactttcatttttaacacaattccaacaatctccaccttgttaaaaatgaaagaaaaaacgcCATTGTCTTCACTGACAATTATGATTCTTATCACAAAGAACCATCATCCTCAAAAGAGAATAAACCtactccaccaaatgagtagaacacttagaataaaccattctaagaattttacttcggcacatgtcgaaaaaaccttgctgaattttttttttggtgcaaCCTTCTAGCTTTTGGCCCTCCTAGAAGTCATCAGCCATCGACATACTTTTCACCACACACCTGCATCCATGCCAAAAAACCATGCACATGTGGTCCAACTAACATCGTCACATCCTCTATCATGGCCATTGGACATGCCATAAGGATATTCATGTCCTCAAAGGACATCATCAAACACGATGTTAGCTGTTTGTTCGGAGCTTTCTGCCGAATCCGCTCCACCTTGACGAGCTCCACCTGGACAGTTTCGCTTCGTATGGCCGGGTTTTCCGCACCTCCAACAAACAACGCCCTTGGAGTCTTTCTTCCTCCCTCTGCTAAAGGCCACCATTGCTGAATTTTCCGATGAAGGACGTCCTTCACTCATCAGCCTTCTTTCTTCCAAAAGAAGTTTGCCCGTGACTTCAGCAAAGACCAGAGTTTCCTTCCCATAAACTAATATTGGCTTCATGTGTTCATAGGAACGTGGAAGAGACAAGATGAGTCTCAACGCCTTatcctcatcttcaattttcgCTCCAATACTCTCCAGTTCAGAGATAATGCCATTGAGAATACTCAAGTGATCTGAAATCTTCACACCTTCATCCATCCGTAAGGTATGAAATTGTTCCTTCAAATACAACCGATTCGAGATGCCTTTTGCTTGGTACAGAGCTTCCAGCTTTTCCCAAAGCTCCTTCGCACTCGAAATCCCATGTACATTTGCAAGTACATTCTTGGCCAAGCAGAGACGAATTGTGCTTGCCgccttcagatccagatcctcccaatcttcatCACTCATACCGGACTTGTTGTTTGTGTCATCATCTGCACCGGGCTTTTTGACTGCACTCGGACTTCCTTTCAGGGCCTTGTGTAACCCAGATTGTATCAGCACATCCTTGACTTGCACTTGCCACAAGccaaaatttattattccatcGAATTTCTCCACGTCGAACTTCATTTGGACTTGAAGTTGACTTGACGTACCGCTTCTCCACCAAAATGAACAGCCGTCTCGCAAGAGACACCCCGCCCGGATCTTTCTCAAGAAATCCTTTCTGATGTGGAAGATCAGACaatgctgcaaccacagagcatacttggaatatcaagagacctcagccaggctctgataccaattgttgggaaatcagttccccatccaaacttggtagaagcaagaaataagaataaaaatagacacaatttaacaacacaagaatttaacgtggaaactccaaatccggagaaaaaACCACGACCcactgaaaaattactatatgataaatttctacaatcacacagtatttctcaccctctcgactcacaaccactacactcttacaagcctttgaaaacctctcacccctctaaaacaaagagcaaggaatttcaaactagaagtaatcacaagactaaaggtagtgattggtgcaattgtatcaaagaccttggaactccttaaatagcctaagggtctccacctactttgatagctcaaccaatgtgggacaaaaatccccactttcatttttaacacaattccaacacCTCACGGCAATGGTATCTGAAATTCTCAGAGGTTTTGAGTAAGTTTGGTTTGACTCAGTCCGCTTGCGATCATTCTTTTTTCTTCATGCAAGATAAAGGCAAGTTTCTTGGATTGGttgtttatgttgatgatatattgCTTGCTAGCAATGATGACAATTTGGTGGATTCTTTTAAGGCTTTCTTGAGCAACAATTTTAAGTTCAAAGACTTGGGAAGACCTTCTTACTTTCTGGGTTTGGAGATTGCTCGCAACACCAAAGGTATCTACCTATGTCAACGCAAATATGTTTTAGATTTACTTAAAGATGCAGGGCTTTTGAACTGTAGACCAGCTTCTACCCCTATGGAATCTGGCAAGCACTTGGACTTAGAGGAAGGTCCTAGCTTAACTGATTTTACTCCGTATAGGCGACTCGTGGGCAGGCTATTATACCTCTGTTTGACACGCCCAGACATCACTTTTGCGGTCCATAATCTCAGTCAGTTCCTTTCCAAACCATGTGAAGGTCATATGGCAGCAGCTGAAAGGATTTTGAGGTATCTAAAAGGAACAATCGGGCATGGACTGTTCTTCGACAAGAACTCCACCATGGACTTATCTTCCTTTTCTGATGCTGATTGGGCATCTTGCCCCGCAACTCGCCGTTCCGTCACCGGTTTTGCTATCTTTCTTGGATCGTCTTTAATTTCATGGAAATCTAAAAAGCAGTCTACTATCTCTAGATCTTCAGCTGAGGCTGAATATCGGGCAATGGCACAAACTAGCTGTGAGGTAACTTGGGTTCGTAATCTCTTGCTGGAATTTGGGATTCGACAGTCACGTGCCACACCTCTGTACTGTGATAATAAAGCAGCAGTCTACATTTGCAACAATCCCGTCTTCCACGAGCGAACTAAGCACATCGAGATTGACTGTCACACTGTGCGGAACAAGTACTTGGCCGGCGAACTTAAGCCATTACATATCAAGAACGATCTACAACTCGCCGATGTTCTCACCAAAGCTTTGCCTGCTCCTGCTTTGCGTAACATCATGATCAAGATGGGATTTACCAGTATTTACCTTCCATCTTGAGGGGGCATATTAGGAATCATAAATAAACACATGCACTCTACATACATGACGTCGTTATCACTCTAGCTGTAGGTTGTTAGAGCTACGCTGAGCTGGCCTTCACGCCGTTAGTATGCTCACGCTTTGAGCATTTTCTCTTTGCTTATAAATGTAACTCTTTTCTCTTCTGCATGTAAGCTTTCTATTCAATTAATCAAATATGTCTTTACTCTCTTTTCTATTAACCCGCTTGCTTTAAACCATAAAAACACCTATGTTTGTGTTGCTTTCGAAGAAGAACGTAATGGACCCAACTTCCAAGGAGAGAATGATTTTTTGGGGAACAAGTGTAAGAGAATGTTGGTTTGATATACATGATGAACTTTAGAGATAATCTGTTTCGGCAAGAAATCTCTTGGCTATTCTTACTGATCGCCTTATTGATTCTTTTAATACATACGGTCTCGCGAAGGCAAGTGCCATTGGGATAAGTTTCCTTGATGATATTTGAACTTGAAGGTCCTCATTTCCCAGACTCTCTTGTTCTTCCTTTATTTTCATCGCCGAAATGTCAGCAGACTCACTGCATCCAACCACACTGATGATTTCAAGCGTCGGAATTTCTCCAATATCCAAAGGGATCTCTTCCAAGTGCTTCAATCCCTCAAGACTAAGCTTCTTCAAAACTGGGAAATGGGAGCTCTCTGCATCCCAACATCTCAGATCACAATCCATAATGCTCAAGAATCTAAGGCGGAGAAACTCCCCGTCAACCGGACTCCACTTCTGTCCCTTGACGGAATCATCTAGCTTGAGAACTTCTAATTGGGGCAAAGAACCGATGATTGTTAGATCATTCCAGTCAAGACTGCAGTTTGTGAGTGACAGCTTCTTCAGAGATACCGGAAATGCAAACTTGAGCTGATCTGCATTGCATGAGTTAGGAAAGGTGGAAACTACTAGCTTTAGTGATTGAAGTTTATGTAGGCTGCCAAGATTGTGGAGATGGTCTAACAAGAAATAATCATATCCCTCCAACTCATCTTCGTAGATTAGATGCAATTTGTTGGTGTTGGGAATTCTCTTACACACCTCCTCACTCAACCTCAAATTTACTGCTTTTGTCAATGTCTGTAAGTTTCCCATGACAACACAGTCATTTGCAGAAGGAGGAGGATGGGGAAGATAAATCCCCATCCATTTGCACTCCACATGCCTAAGTAGTGACAAGCTCCAAATTTCAATTGGTGCAACGACAAGTCTCGCATCAGTAGTCAGTGTTTGCAAGTTCCAAatgaaggatattgaagaaggaAGGCACCGCAGGTTCAAGTTCTGCATTACATCTTCCGTGGAACAGTCGCTAATCACAGTCAAAACCCGCAACAACTTAAACACAACCGGCAGCTTCGACCCTCTGCATACCAGAGAACGCAGAAGCTGCGCTGACTTCAGAGCATCAGACATCTCATCAACATCTTCACTCTTGATGAAGTCATGACATATGAAGCGACGCTCCTTACTCATGTTGTCGAGTGCCCTCTTGGCATAGAAGAACTTGTCTTTCTCAGACACTTTCAAGCACAGATCTCTTATCAGATCGTGAAGTCGACAAGACCTAATCTTCCCATTATATCGATATCTGCCAACAAGAACAAGATTCCTGTCAACTAAGTCATTCAAGTACCCCTCGGCAATCTCTTCTAACATTTGGGCTTTCTTCGGTTTGATAAATCCTTCAGCAACCCAAAGTTTGATGATTTGTGATGCACGGATCTCACTGTCTTCCCGGAAAATCCCCATATAAAGAAAACATGGTTTCAGATGAGGGGGCAAGTGATTATAGCTTAAAGATAACACATCTAAGATCTCTTGCTTCTCCATTGAATTGGGGATTGATTTTATATTCTCGGCAACATCCTCCCAGAATCCTACAGTCCTAGGCCATTTGAGAAGAAACCCTCCAATCACAACAATTGACAAGGGTAGTCCTCTgcacaatctaacaatctcaTTTCCCACACTTTCTAGTTGAGGATAAGGGCAATGTTCTTGCTGGAAAGCGTTTCTGCAAAACAACACCCAACTTAGATCCTTTTTTAAAGGTTTCATGGTGATGCAAGAAGTAGAGCCACAATCACTAGCCACATCCGACAACCTAGTAGTTAAAACGATCCGACTTCCATTCCCATTATCGG is a window encoding:
- the LOC130998741 gene encoding uncharacterized mitochondrial protein AtMg00810-like, giving the protein MQDKGKFLGLVVYVDDILLASNDDNLVDSFKAFLSNNFKFKDLGRPSYFLGLEIARNTKGIYLCQRKYVLDLLKDAGLLNCRPASTPMESGKHLDLEEGPSLTDFTPYRRLVGRLLYLCLTRPDITFAVHNLSQFLSKPCEGHMAAAERILRYLKGTIGHGLFFDKNSTMDLSSFSDADWASCPATRRSVTGFAIFLGSSLISWKSKKQSTISRSSAEAEYRAMAQTSCEVTWVRNLLLEFGIRQSRATPLYCDNKAAVYICNNPVFHERTKHIEIDCHTVRNKYLAGELKPLHIKNDLQLADVLTKALPAPALRNIMIKMGFTSIYLPS
- the LOC130998743 gene encoding putative late blight resistance protein homolog R1A-4: MAAYAAVVSVMNNIEQMMSHPRLSIVFDKKQIESIGEKADALLDLITNTNMDGGSKEAADLESQIASAAHAAEDVIESHIVDQIHAGSSHECSLLELQQIIMDDIMRKGLRVREEQAGQKPASINFMLRCWQRRNRPSHGCSLLELQQIIEEMDGIMRKGAELKEKWRVREEQAAHGDMDVVEEKQPLTTTTGKASAVGLEDDVIHIMDKLTIHQSKQHIISIVGMGGTGKTTLALNVYENPLIKGHFDIRAWATVSQQYSAHEIFSKLLSSIGQSGSGNDLGLKLHQTLCGRRYLIVLDDIWSVEAWDEVRRYFPDNGNGSRIVLTTRLSDVASDCGSTSCITMKPLKKDLSWVLFCRNAFQQEHCPYPQLESVGNEIVRLCRGLPLSIVVIGGFLLKWPRTVGFWEDVAENIKSIPNSMEKQEILDVLSLSYNHLPPHLKPCFLYMGIFREDSEIRASQIIKLWVAEGFIKPKKAQMLEEIAEGYLNDLVDRNLVLVGRYRYNGKIRSCRLHDLIRDLCLKVSEKDKFFYAKRALDNMSKERRFICHDFIKSEDVDEMSDALKSAQLLRSLVCRGSKLPVVFKLLRVLTVISDCSTEDVMQNLNLRCLPSSISFIWNLQTLTTDARLVVAPIEIWSLSLLRHVECKWMGIYLPHPPPSANDCVVMGNLQTLTKAVNLRLSEEVCKRIPNTNKLHLIYEDELEGYDYFLLDHLHNLGSLHKLQSLKLVVSTFPNSCNADQLKFAFPVSLKKLSLTNCSLDWNDLTIIGSLPQLEVLKLDDSVKGQKWSPVDGEFLRLRFLSIMDCDLRCWDAESSHFPVLKKLSLEGLKHLEEIPLDIGEIPTLEIISVVGCSESADISAMKIKEEQESLGNEDLQVQISSRKLIPMALAFARPYVLKESIRRSVRIAKRFLAETDYL